The following coding sequences are from one Sesamum indicum cultivar Zhongzhi No. 13 linkage group LG11, S_indicum_v1.0, whole genome shotgun sequence window:
- the LOC105173075 gene encoding transcription factor bHLH13-like isoform X1 has translation MKTGFGMGSVGWNNEDKAMAAAVLGTKAFDYLMSSSVLAECSLMAMGNDENLQNKLSDLVELPNSANFCWNYAIFWQLSRSKTGELVLGWGDGCCREPHEDEDSDVTQILKIRLEDDAHQRMRKRVLQKLHILFGGTEEDSYAFGLDKVTDVEMFFLASMYFSFPRGEGGPGRCFGSGKHVWLSDALKSSIHYCVRSFLAKSAGMQTIVLIPTDVGVVELGSVRCIPESLELVEVVRSSFSSLSPLFKAKKAAAVAAVTDKKDGDSPISSLVIGNHAEVVPKIFGQDLYSGRMQLKEKFAPGKADDRTLDAGANAKRVPVTTTTRNGFHNTAWMQYSSMKPGNQVEIYTTQTSAKNVHGLGNGAREEYRGNNLQHQKPPQMQIDFTGATSRPVISRPRSAESEHSDVEVSCKEVCTGPPEDKRPRKRGRKPANGREEPLNHVEAERQRREKLNQRFYALRAVVPTISKMDKASLLGDAIAYVTELQKKLKDMECERERQSREPLASEAKPNTETQVCSPTVDIQTGRNELTLRVSCPLETHPASRVIRAIKDAQATIIEAKFVTGSEKVFHTFVVKSQGSEHLTKDKLIEALSHESSLSQQSSVG, from the coding sequence ATGAAAACAGGATTTGGTATGGGGAGTGTTGGGTGGAATAATGAGGATAAGGCCATGGCGGCGGCGGTTTTGGGGACTAAGGCTTTTGATTACTTGATGTCAAGCTCGGTTTTAGCTGAATGCTCATTAATGGCGATGGGGAATGATGAGAATTTGCAGAACAAGCTGTCAGATCTTGTGGAGCTCCCAAATTCCGCCAATTTTTGTTGGAATTATGCGATTTTTTGGCAGCTCTCGAGGTCCAAGACCGGAGAGTTGGTTCTTGGGTGGGGGGATGGGTGTTGTCGGGAGCCTCATGAAGATGAGGATTCTGATGTTACTCAAATTCTCAAAATCAGACTTGAAGACGACGCCCACCAAAGAATGAGGAAAAGGGTTCTCCAGAAGTTGCATATCTTGTTTGGGGGAACTGAGGAGGATAGTTATGCCTTTGGATTGGATAAGGTTACTGATGTGGAAATGTTCTTCTTGGCatctatgtatttttctttccccAGAGGAGAAGGGGGCCCTGGGAGGTGTTTTGGATCTGGAAAGCATGTCTGGTTATCGGATGCATTGAAGTCTTCTATTCATTATTGTGTTCGGTCATTCCTTGCAAAGTCGGCTGGCATGCAAACTATTGTTTTGATTCCAACTGATGTTGGTGTCGTGGAATTGGGCTCAGTCAGATGTATTCCTGAAAGTTTGGAGCTTGTGGAGGTGGTTAGGTCTTCCTTTTCGTCGTTATCGCCGCTTTTCAAGGCTAAGAAAGCTGCGGCTGTGGCGGCGGTAACCGACAAAAAAGATGGCGACAGCCCAATTTCTAGTTTAGTAATTGGTAACCATGCAGAAGTAGTTCCCAAGATCTTCGGGCAGGATTTGTATTCTGGTCGTATGCAGTTGAAGGAAAAGTTTGCTCCTGGGAAAGCAGATGACCGTACATTGGATGCAGGTGCAAATGCGAAGAGGGTGCCAGTCACAACTACTACTCGTAATGGTTTTCACAACACAGCCTGGATGCAATACAGTAGTATGAAGCCTGGAAACCAAGTGGAGATTTATACTACTCAGACTTCAGCAAAAAATGTTCACGGGCTTGGTAATGGGGCAAGGGAAGAGTATAGGGGCAACAATCTTCAGCATCAGAAGCCACCTCAAATGCAGATTGATTTTACTGGAGCAACCTCAAGACCCGTTATTTCCAGGCCACGCAGTGCCGAGTCTGAGCACTCAGATGTCGAGGTTTCTTGCAAGGAAGTTTGCACAGGGCCACCGGAAGACAAGAGGCCTAGAAAACGTGGTCGGAAGCCTGCCAATGGAAGAGAAGAACCCCTCAATCATGTAGAGGCAGAGAGGCAGCGGCGAGAAAAGCTGAATCAGCGGTTTTATGCACTGCGAGCGGTTGTGCCTACTATTTCCAAGATGGACAAAGCGTCCCTCTTGGGAGACGCTATTGCTTATGTAACCGAACTTCAGAAGAAGCTCAAGGACATGGAGTGTGAGAGGGAAAGGCAATCAAGAGAACCATTGGCCTCGGAAGCTAAGCCAAATACGGAAACTCAGGTgtgcagtccaactgttgatATCCAAACTGGCCGTAATGAACTCACTTTGAGGGTGAGCTGCCCATTGGAGACTCACCCGGCATCAAGGGTCATCCGAGCAATCAAGGATGCACAGGCAACTATCATCGAAGCAAAATTTGTTACAGGGAGCGAAAAAGTGTTCCACACATTTGTTGTCAAATCTCAAGGATCGGAACACCTAACTAAGGATAAGTTGATTGAAGCTTTGTCCCATGAGTCTAGCTTGTCGCAGCAGTCGTCTGTCGGTTAA
- the LOC105173075 gene encoding transcription factor bHLH13-like isoform X2 produces the protein MGSVGWNNEDKAMAAAVLGTKAFDYLMSSSVLAECSLMAMGNDENLQNKLSDLVELPNSANFCWNYAIFWQLSRSKTGELVLGWGDGCCREPHEDEDSDVTQILKIRLEDDAHQRMRKRVLQKLHILFGGTEEDSYAFGLDKVTDVEMFFLASMYFSFPRGEGGPGRCFGSGKHVWLSDALKSSIHYCVRSFLAKSAGMQTIVLIPTDVGVVELGSVRCIPESLELVEVVRSSFSSLSPLFKAKKAAAVAAVTDKKDGDSPISSLVIGNHAEVVPKIFGQDLYSGRMQLKEKFAPGKADDRTLDAGANAKRVPVTTTTRNGFHNTAWMQYSSMKPGNQVEIYTTQTSAKNVHGLGNGAREEYRGNNLQHQKPPQMQIDFTGATSRPVISRPRSAESEHSDVEVSCKEVCTGPPEDKRPRKRGRKPANGREEPLNHVEAERQRREKLNQRFYALRAVVPTISKMDKASLLGDAIAYVTELQKKLKDMECERERQSREPLASEAKPNTETQVCSPTVDIQTGRNELTLRVSCPLETHPASRVIRAIKDAQATIIEAKFVTGSEKVFHTFVVKSQGSEHLTKDKLIEALSHESSLSQQSSVG, from the coding sequence ATGGGGAGTGTTGGGTGGAATAATGAGGATAAGGCCATGGCGGCGGCGGTTTTGGGGACTAAGGCTTTTGATTACTTGATGTCAAGCTCGGTTTTAGCTGAATGCTCATTAATGGCGATGGGGAATGATGAGAATTTGCAGAACAAGCTGTCAGATCTTGTGGAGCTCCCAAATTCCGCCAATTTTTGTTGGAATTATGCGATTTTTTGGCAGCTCTCGAGGTCCAAGACCGGAGAGTTGGTTCTTGGGTGGGGGGATGGGTGTTGTCGGGAGCCTCATGAAGATGAGGATTCTGATGTTACTCAAATTCTCAAAATCAGACTTGAAGACGACGCCCACCAAAGAATGAGGAAAAGGGTTCTCCAGAAGTTGCATATCTTGTTTGGGGGAACTGAGGAGGATAGTTATGCCTTTGGATTGGATAAGGTTACTGATGTGGAAATGTTCTTCTTGGCatctatgtatttttctttccccAGAGGAGAAGGGGGCCCTGGGAGGTGTTTTGGATCTGGAAAGCATGTCTGGTTATCGGATGCATTGAAGTCTTCTATTCATTATTGTGTTCGGTCATTCCTTGCAAAGTCGGCTGGCATGCAAACTATTGTTTTGATTCCAACTGATGTTGGTGTCGTGGAATTGGGCTCAGTCAGATGTATTCCTGAAAGTTTGGAGCTTGTGGAGGTGGTTAGGTCTTCCTTTTCGTCGTTATCGCCGCTTTTCAAGGCTAAGAAAGCTGCGGCTGTGGCGGCGGTAACCGACAAAAAAGATGGCGACAGCCCAATTTCTAGTTTAGTAATTGGTAACCATGCAGAAGTAGTTCCCAAGATCTTCGGGCAGGATTTGTATTCTGGTCGTATGCAGTTGAAGGAAAAGTTTGCTCCTGGGAAAGCAGATGACCGTACATTGGATGCAGGTGCAAATGCGAAGAGGGTGCCAGTCACAACTACTACTCGTAATGGTTTTCACAACACAGCCTGGATGCAATACAGTAGTATGAAGCCTGGAAACCAAGTGGAGATTTATACTACTCAGACTTCAGCAAAAAATGTTCACGGGCTTGGTAATGGGGCAAGGGAAGAGTATAGGGGCAACAATCTTCAGCATCAGAAGCCACCTCAAATGCAGATTGATTTTACTGGAGCAACCTCAAGACCCGTTATTTCCAGGCCACGCAGTGCCGAGTCTGAGCACTCAGATGTCGAGGTTTCTTGCAAGGAAGTTTGCACAGGGCCACCGGAAGACAAGAGGCCTAGAAAACGTGGTCGGAAGCCTGCCAATGGAAGAGAAGAACCCCTCAATCATGTAGAGGCAGAGAGGCAGCGGCGAGAAAAGCTGAATCAGCGGTTTTATGCACTGCGAGCGGTTGTGCCTACTATTTCCAAGATGGACAAAGCGTCCCTCTTGGGAGACGCTATTGCTTATGTAACCGAACTTCAGAAGAAGCTCAAGGACATGGAGTGTGAGAGGGAAAGGCAATCAAGAGAACCATTGGCCTCGGAAGCTAAGCCAAATACGGAAACTCAGGTgtgcagtccaactgttgatATCCAAACTGGCCGTAATGAACTCACTTTGAGGGTGAGCTGCCCATTGGAGACTCACCCGGCATCAAGGGTCATCCGAGCAATCAAGGATGCACAGGCAACTATCATCGAAGCAAAATTTGTTACAGGGAGCGAAAAAGTGTTCCACACATTTGTTGTCAAATCTCAAGGATCGGAACACCTAACTAAGGATAAGTTGATTGAAGCTTTGTCCCATGAGTCTAGCTTGTCGCAGCAGTCGTCTGTCGGTTAA